The following proteins are co-located in the Sphingorhabdus lutea genome:
- a CDS encoding M28 family metallopeptidase, giving the protein MKNKFLLTAAIAVLALSGCKKIDANNIDASKITVPEISEQIMKDVTKTLSSDEFEGRAPGTAGEEKTLAYLVEQFKAAGLEPGNNGSWFQDVPLVEINAVKQSPMTVTGPNGKAMSFNYGKDYVAASYQEQAKIDIANSEVVFVGYGINAPEKGWNDYAGVDVKGKTVLILVNDPDFGTQSLEGEFGGRAMTYYGRWTYKYEEAARQGAAAAIIIHDDAPAAYGWNVVESSWTGPQFYAQSTNGGADQTKANGWIQKSGAAQLFAAAGVDMAKSMAAARNKGFKAISMPLKASLSLENSINKKNSKNVIGILKGTKRPDENILYTAHWDHLGRCKPAPDGDDICNGAIDNATGTAALVALAKAHKSAGAPDRSMVFLAVTAEESGLLGSKYYAENPVFPLNKTVGGVNMDAFSMSGKAKNLTVVGMGKSQLDAYLGEAAKIEGRTPEAEPTPEKGFYYRSDHFSFAKLGVPMIYFEGGDDLVNGGRPAGEAVGKDYVENRYHGPKDEYNEAWDWSGVMADLRLYYRVGRMLAMSEDWPNWNEGDEFRDIRDKSRAAK; this is encoded by the coding sequence ATGAAAAATAAATTTTTATTAACAGCAGCCATTGCTGTTCTTGCCCTTAGCGGATGTAAGAAAATCGATGCCAATAATATAGACGCCAGCAAAATTACTGTTCCTGAAATTTCTGAGCAGATTATGAAGGATGTGACCAAAACATTATCATCCGATGAATTTGAAGGCCGCGCCCCTGGCACAGCAGGTGAGGAAAAGACATTAGCCTATTTAGTAGAGCAATTTAAGGCCGCAGGGTTAGAGCCGGGCAATAATGGCAGCTGGTTTCAGGATGTTCCCTTGGTCGAAATTAACGCCGTAAAACAATCCCCCATGACGGTAACAGGCCCCAATGGCAAGGCCATGTCGTTTAATTATGGCAAGGATTATGTTGCCGCATCCTACCAAGAACAGGCAAAAATTGATATTGCGAACAGCGAGGTGGTATTTGTTGGCTATGGTATTAACGCCCCTGAAAAAGGGTGGAATGATTATGCCGGCGTTGACGTAAAGGGAAAAACCGTCCTCATATTGGTCAATGATCCTGATTTTGGTACGCAAAGCCTAGAGGGTGAATTTGGTGGCCGCGCTATGACATATTATGGCCGCTGGACCTATAAATATGAAGAGGCCGCGCGCCAAGGTGCCGCCGCTGCCATTATCATTCATGACGATGCCCCTGCGGCCTATGGTTGGAATGTTGTTGAATCAAGCTGGACTGGCCCGCAATTTTACGCGCAAAGCACCAATGGCGGTGCGGATCAAACAAAGGCAAATGGCTGGATACAAAAATCGGGCGCGGCGCAATTATTCGCCGCTGCTGGCGTGGACATGGCAAAATCAATGGCCGCCGCACGAAATAAAGGCTTTAAGGCGATATCCATGCCATTGAAGGCCAGCCTTTCATTAGAAAATAGCATCAATAAAAAGAACAGTAAAAATGTAATTGGCATATTAAAAGGCACAAAGCGGCCCGATGAAAATATATTATATACCGCGCATTGGGACCATTTAGGACGTTGTAAGCCCGCGCCCGACGGCGATGATATTTGCAATGGTGCAATCGACAATGCCACCGGAACAGCCGCCCTTGTCGCATTGGCAAAGGCGCATAAATCCGCAGGAGCGCCCGATCGTTCCATGGTATTTTTGGCTGTAACTGCAGAGGAATCGGGCCTGCTTGGTTCAAAATATTATGCTGAAAACCCTGTATTCCCGCTAAATAAAACCGTTGGCGGCGTTAATATGGATGCTTTTTCCATGTCGGGTAAGGCCAAAAACCTGACCGTTGTGGGCATGGGCAAATCGCAACTTGACGCATATTTAGGTGAAGCGGCCAAAATTGAGGGCCGGACACCAGAGGCCGAGCCAACGCCCGAAAAAGGATTTTATTATCGCAGCGACCATTTCAGCTTCGCCAAATTGGGCGTGCCGATGATTTATTTTGAAGGCGGCGATGATTTGGTCAATGGCGGCAGACCCGCGGGAGAAGCCGTGGGCAAGGATTATGTCGAAAATCGTTACCATGGCCCAAAGGATGAATATAATGAAGCATGGGATTGGTCCGGCGTAATGGCCGACCTGCGCCTATATTATCGTGTGGGACGGATGTTGGCGATGAGCGAAGATTGGCCAAATTGGAATGAAGGCGATGAGTTTCGCGACATTCGTGACAAAAGCCGCGCCGCAAAATAA
- a CDS encoding uracil-DNA glycosylase translates to MLFGNPFLEPDSLPLANSEPAKNCALCPRLVDFRNECAAEYPDWWNAPVPAWGDKDAWLGIIGLAPGKHGANRTGRPFTGDYAGDLLFETFAKYGFSEGEYQARADDGVQLKGAIILNSVKCLPPQNKPTPQEVQNCRQFLTTQLAELQNLRVFIALGKIAHDSFIRHIGGKLADYKFGHGAQHQLPSGQILIDSYHCSRYNTQTGRLTPQMFGDVFQAAKNIR, encoded by the coding sequence ATGTTATTTGGAAATCCTTTTCTTGAACCCGATTCTCTGCCTCTTGCCAATAGCGAGCCTGCGAAAAATTGCGCGCTCTGCCCTAGATTGGTTGATTTTCGCAATGAATGCGCGGCGGAATATCCCGATTGGTGGAATGCGCCCGTGCCCGCATGGGGCGATAAAGACGCTTGGCTGGGCATTATTGGCCTTGCCCCTGGAAAACATGGGGCAAACCGCACGGGCAGGCCATTTACAGGCGATTATGCAGGTGATTTATTATTTGAAACCTTTGCCAAATATGGATTTAGCGAGGGGGAGTATCAGGCAAGGGCCGATGATGGGGTGCAGTTAAAAGGCGCGATAATCCTAAACAGCGTAAAATGCCTGCCGCCACAAAATAAGCCCACGCCGCAAGAAGTGCAAAATTGCCGTCAATTTTTAACCACCCAATTGGCCGAATTGCAAAATTTACGGGTGTTCATTGCTTTGGGCAAAATTGCGCATGACAGCTTCATTCGGCATATTGGTGGAAAGTTGGCAGATTATAAATTTGGCCATGGGGCGCAGCATCAATTGCCATCTGGGCAAATTTTAATCGATAGTTATCATTGTAGCCGATATAATACGCAAACGGGGCGGTTGACGCCGCAAATGTTTGGCGATGTGTTTCAGGCCGCAAAAAATATTAGGTAA
- the aguB gene encoding N-carbamoylputrescine amidase has translation MNKIITVSALQLALGGDENANIDAVCDLVEQAAGKGAKIILPPEIFSSPYFCVVEDEALFSLARPTLDHPSVRAMAKLAKHFGVAIPTSFFEKDGHHYYNSLAMINENGEVVGVYRKSHIPDGPGYEEKYYFRPGNSGFKVWDVVGTRIGVGICWDQWYPECARAMALMGAEMLFYPTAIGSEPYDEGLDTSRMWRRSMQGHAVSNCMPVIAANRIGTEEFNGASQSYYGHSFITNEWGDLIAEFGDNETGILTATLDLDMAAEHRAGMGFFRDRRPQLYNRLAEDI, from the coding sequence TTGAATAAAATCATCACCGTCTCTGCATTGCAACTTGCCCTTGGCGGTGATGAAAACGCCAATATTGACGCCGTTTGTGACTTGGTGGAACAGGCGGCGGGAAAAGGCGCAAAAATAATTTTGCCGCCAGAAATATTCTCCTCCCCCTATTTTTGTGTGGTGGAGGATGAGGCGCTATTTTCTCTTGCCCGTCCAACATTGGATCATCCGTCGGTCCGTGCAATGGCGAAATTGGCAAAACATTTTGGGGTTGCCATTCCAACAAGCTTTTTTGAAAAAGATGGGCATCATTATTATAACAGCTTGGCCATGATAAATGAAAATGGCGAAGTGGTGGGCGTTTACCGCAAAAGCCATATTCCCGATGGTCCAGGATATGAGGAAAAATATTATTTCCGCCCGGGCAATAGCGGATTTAAGGTTTGGGATGTGGTCGGCACGCGCATAGGTGTGGGCATTTGTTGGGACCAATGGTATCCTGAATGTGCACGCGCCATGGCGTTAATGGGCGCAGAAATGCTATTTTATCCCACTGCCATTGGTTCTGAACCCTATGATGAGGGATTGGATACCAGCCGCATGTGGCGAAGATCAATGCAGGGACATGCCGTTTCCAATTGCATGCCGGTTATTGCCGCCAACCGCATTGGAACAGAGGAATTTAACGGCGCATCACAAAGCTATTATGGCCACAGCTTCATCACCAATGAATGGGGCGATTTAATTGCCGAATTTGGCGATAATGAAACCGGAATTTTAACCGCCACATTGGATTTGGACATGGCGGCAGAACATCGCGCTGGCATGGGCTTTTTCCGTGATCGGCGGCCACAGCTATATAATAGGCTGGCCGAAGATATTTGA
- the folK gene encoding 2-amino-4-hydroxy-6-hydroxymethyldihydropteridine diphosphokinase: MTHATTQLYIIALGSNQYLPKYGGPDKILMRAAEILECDEIDVLSFSKIITSRAIGPSKRNYANAAALICTPLPPQKLLRHLKNTENLFGRKSRKGADIGQKWRSRPLDLDIITWSGGCFVGDSPSLIIPHPMMTNRDFVLGPAAQIAGKWRDPHSGFSISQIFFQKNRSKPLDQFGKGL; encoded by the coding sequence ATGACACACGCAACCACACAGCTATACATTATCGCATTAGGATCGAATCAATATTTGCCCAAATATGGCGGACCCGACAAAATTTTAATGCGCGCCGCCGAAATTTTGGAATGTGACGAAATTGATGTGCTTTCTTTTTCTAAAATTATAACATCACGTGCCATCGGCCCATCCAAAAGAAATTATGCCAATGCCGCTGCGTTAATATGCACCCCCCTGCCCCCGCAAAAATTATTGCGCCATTTAAAAAACACCGAAAATCTATTTGGACGAAAATCGCGTAAAGGCGCAGATATCGGCCAAAAATGGCGCAGCAGACCACTTGATTTAGATATTATAACTTGGTCCGGCGGGTGCTTTGTAGGTGACTCGCCATCGTTAATCATTCCCCATCCCATGATGACAAATCGTGATTTTGTGCTGGGTCCCGCAGCCCAAATTGCGGGAAAATGGCGCGATCCACATAGCGGTTTTTCGATCTCGCAAATTTTTTTCCAAAAAAACCGATCAAAGCCGCTTGACCAATTCGGCAAGGGGCTTTAG
- a CDS encoding class I SAM-dependent methyltransferase has product MKKSLTLSAALLAASAFVAPAMAEHHGDKEAVHEQLESPLDPILASDIRKDDMARDKYRHPKDTLVFFDIRPDMKVGEYAPGGGWYSRILGPLLAEKGQYVGLFFNPDNLPFSDEAKERTRAGAAKFPEDVAKWTGISADKFPTYTMDKVPAEAKGTMDRILIIRMMHNMLRWNMADSEIAAMRDLLKDDGMIGIVQHRAKADASYALSDGNKGYLREADVIKFMEVHGFELVNSSEVNANDKDTADYENGVWTLPPAFAKKDVDKEKYEAIGESDRMTLLFKKRP; this is encoded by the coding sequence ATGAAAAAATCCTTAACCTTATCCGCTGCTTTATTGGCCGCCAGCGCATTTGTCGCCCCCGCTATGGCAGAACATCATGGCGATAAAGAGGCTGTCCATGAACAATTGGAAAGCCCACTTGACCCCATTCTGGCATCCGACATTCGTAAAGATGATATGGCGCGGGATAAATATCGCCACCCAAAGGATACATTAGTATTTTTTGACATTCGCCCTGATATGAAAGTTGGCGAATATGCCCCCGGCGGCGGATGGTATAGCCGGATATTAGGGCCTCTTTTGGCCGAAAAAGGGCAATATGTCGGCTTGTTTTTTAACCCAGACAATCTGCCATTTTCGGATGAGGCAAAGGAACGCACCCGCGCGGGCGCAGCAAAATTTCCCGAAGATGTCGCCAAATGGACCGGCATTTCTGCTGATAAATTCCCTACCTATACAATGGATAAAGTCCCCGCAGAGGCCAAGGGCACAATGGACCGCATTTTAATCATCCGCATGATGCATAATATGCTGCGTTGGAACATGGCGGACAGCGAAATTGCCGCCATGCGCGATTTATTAAAAGATGATGGCATGATTGGCATTGTCCAACACCGTGCAAAGGCCGATGCAAGCTATGCATTAAGCGATGGCAATAAAGGATATTTGCGCGAAGCGGATGTAATTAAATTTATGGAAGTTCATGGTTTTGAACTTGTCAACTCATCCGAAGTAAACGCCAATGATAAAGACACTGCCGATTATGAAAATGGTGTGTGGACCCTGCCCCCTGCCTTTGCGAAAAAAGATGTTGATAAAGAAAAATATGAAGCAATTGGCGAATCCGATCGCATGACTTTATTGTTCAAAAAACGCCCATAA
- a CDS encoding agmatine deiminase family protein: MTRNDERIKMETNLMPAEWAMHQAVWIGFPWNSAEWPTDMDKAQQQIAAFANAVHCGGAGEHVILVAGDQSSYDRAISLVDDGVEVCLEKIGDIWLRDTAAIITGSGANRRAKNFDFNGWGGSYLMDGDQEIGDTLALAQKFPIDKCNWILEGGAIDVDGSGWAVTTMDCLLNPNRNPALSQADIAQKLNEDLGINNIIWLGDGLRNDHTDGHVDNLARFIRAGHLLLPQSSPDDPNFYIYEAAFAEASKHDVQISRICSPGAYLVDGEAIPASYMNFYIGNKVVVMPAYGTKYDDEAAKTLGMHFPNHKIAALPATAVILGGGSFHCASQQIPA; the protein is encoded by the coding sequence ATGACCCGCAATGACGAAAGAATAAAGATGGAAACAAATCTTATGCCCGCCGAATGGGCTATGCATCAGGCCGTATGGATTGGTTTTCCATGGAATAGTGCCGAATGGCCCACCGATATGGACAAGGCGCAACAACAAATTGCCGCCTTTGCCAATGCGGTGCATTGCGGCGGCGCGGGCGAACATGTCATATTGGTTGCGGGTGACCAGTCATCTTATGATCGCGCCATTTCTTTGGTGGATGATGGCGTGGAGGTCTGCCTAGAGAAAATTGGCGATATTTGGCTGCGTGATACGGCGGCAATAATCACCGGATCTGGCGCGAATAGACGGGCCAAAAATTTTGATTTTAATGGCTGGGGCGGCAGTTATTTAATGGATGGCGACCAAGAAATTGGCGATACTCTTGCCCTTGCCCAAAAATTTCCCATTGATAAATGTAATTGGATATTGGAAGGCGGGGCAATTGATGTTGATGGCAGTGGATGGGCGGTTACCACAATGGATTGCCTGCTTAACCCCAATCGCAACCCTGCCCTTTCGCAGGCGGATATTGCCCAAAAATTAAACGAAGATTTGGGGATCAACAATATCATCTGGCTGGGTGATGGGCTGCGCAATGATCATACCGATGGCCATGTCGATAATTTGGCGCGTTTTATTCGCGCTGGTCATTTATTACTCCCGCAATCGTCCCCAGACGACCCCAATTTTTATATTTATGAGGCGGCATTTGCCGAGGCGTCGAAACATGATGTGCAGATAAGCCGTATCTGCTCCCCCGGTGCTTATTTGGTGGACGGGGAAGCAATTCCCGCCAGCTATATGAATTTTTATATTGGGAATAAAGTTGTTGTCATGCCGGCCTATGGAACAAAATATGATGATGAGGCCGCCAAAACCTTGGGCATGCATTTTCCCAATCACAAAATTGCCGCCCTGCCCGCCACGGCAGTAATTTTGGGCGGCGGCAGTTTCCATTGCGCCAGTCAGCAAATTCCCGCTTAA